The proteins below are encoded in one region of Zootoca vivipara chromosome 10, rZooViv1.1, whole genome shotgun sequence:
- the BID gene encoding BH3-interacting domain death agonist isoform X1 → MDQGDYNSPFQEAQLTKILLYSFLEKSSNCAFASELRALKNQLVSEQDDDGELQTDGNRFGQPEAIIYPNLEEEEIFRIIGAQLAEIGDQLAAEIDPSFVQNLVRQFMAENMSKEAITNHLSQVVKEVVRRIPLEMEQERAMLVVAMVLAKKVANTVPSLLQQVFSTTVNYINQNLRDYVNNLEQVNEGNTTCLPLRNLFFKKTTTPGNSYKELF, encoded by the exons ATGGACCAG GGTGATTATAATAGCCCCTTTCAGGAGGCACAGCTAACCAAGATTCTCCTCTACTCCTTCCTGGAGAAGTCTTCCAACTGTGCTTTTGCTTCAGAGCTTCGTGCTTTGAAAAACCAGTTGGTTTCAGAGCAGGACGATGATGGGGAGCTTCAGACAGATGGCAACAGATTTGGGCAACCTGAGGCCA TCATATATCCAAATTTAGAAGAAGAGGAAATTTTCCGGATTATCGGAGCTCAGCTGGCTGAAATCGGAGATCAGCTGGCTGCCGAGATTGACCCATCATTCGTACAGAACCTTGTGAGGCAGTTTATGGCGGAGAACATGTCCAAAGAG gcaATAACCAATCACCTGTCTCAAGTAGTGAAGGAAGTTGTGCGAAGGATCCCTTTGGAAATGGAGCAGGAGAGAGCCATGCTAGTGGTAGCTATGGTTTTAGCCAAAAAAGTAGCAAACACTGTGCCATCTCTTCTACAACAAGTGTTCAGCACAACTGTGAACTACATCAACCAGAACCTCCGTGATTATGTGAACAACTTGGAAC aGGTGAATGAAGGGAACACAACATGTCTACCTTtaagaaatcttttttttaaaaaaacaacaacaccaggaaACAGTTATAAGGAACTGTTTTAA
- the BID gene encoding BH3-interacting domain death agonist isoform X2, which translates to MDQGDYNSPFQEAQLTKILLYSFLEKSSNCAFASELRALKNQLVSEQDDDGELQTDGNRFGQPEAIIYPNLEEEEIFRIIGAQLAEIGDQLAAEIDPSFVQNLVRQFMAENMSKEAITNHLSQVVKEVVRRIPLEMEQERAMLVVAMVLAKKVANTVPSLLQQVFSTTVNYINQNLRDYVNNLEREVI; encoded by the exons ATGGACCAG GGTGATTATAATAGCCCCTTTCAGGAGGCACAGCTAACCAAGATTCTCCTCTACTCCTTCCTGGAGAAGTCTTCCAACTGTGCTTTTGCTTCAGAGCTTCGTGCTTTGAAAAACCAGTTGGTTTCAGAGCAGGACGATGATGGGGAGCTTCAGACAGATGGCAACAGATTTGGGCAACCTGAGGCCA TCATATATCCAAATTTAGAAGAAGAGGAAATTTTCCGGATTATCGGAGCTCAGCTGGCTGAAATCGGAGATCAGCTGGCTGCCGAGATTGACCCATCATTCGTACAGAACCTTGTGAGGCAGTTTATGGCGGAGAACATGTCCAAAGAG gcaATAACCAATCACCTGTCTCAAGTAGTGAAGGAAGTTGTGCGAAGGATCCCTTTGGAAATGGAGCAGGAGAGAGCCATGCTAGTGGTAGCTATGGTTTTAGCCAAAAAAGTAGCAAACACTGTGCCATCTCTTCTACAACAAGTGTTCAGCACAACTGTGAACTACATCAACCAGAACCTCCGTGATTATGTGAACAACTTGGAACGTGAGgtgatataa
- the BID gene encoding BH3-interacting domain death agonist isoform X3, whose product MDQGDYNSPFQEAQLTKILLYSFLEKSSNCAFASELRALKNQLVSEQDDDGELQTDGNRFGQPEAIIYPNLEEEEIFRIIGAQLAEIGDQLAAEIDPSFVQNLVRQFMAENMSKEAITNHLSQVVKEVVRRIPLEMEQERAMLVVAMVLAKKVANTVPSLLQQVFSTTVNYINQNLRDYVNNLERER is encoded by the exons ATGGACCAG GGTGATTATAATAGCCCCTTTCAGGAGGCACAGCTAACCAAGATTCTCCTCTACTCCTTCCTGGAGAAGTCTTCCAACTGTGCTTTTGCTTCAGAGCTTCGTGCTTTGAAAAACCAGTTGGTTTCAGAGCAGGACGATGATGGGGAGCTTCAGACAGATGGCAACAGATTTGGGCAACCTGAGGCCA TCATATATCCAAATTTAGAAGAAGAGGAAATTTTCCGGATTATCGGAGCTCAGCTGGCTGAAATCGGAGATCAGCTGGCTGCCGAGATTGACCCATCATTCGTACAGAACCTTGTGAGGCAGTTTATGGCGGAGAACATGTCCAAAGAG gcaATAACCAATCACCTGTCTCAAGTAGTGAAGGAAGTTGTGCGAAGGATCCCTTTGGAAATGGAGCAGGAGAGAGCCATGCTAGTGGTAGCTATGGTTTTAGCCAAAAAAGTAGCAAACACTGTGCCATCTCTTCTACAACAAGTGTTCAGCACAACTGTGAACTACATCAACCAGAACCTCCGTGATTATGTGAACAACTTGGAACGTGAG aGGTGA